A single region of the Gadus morhua chromosome 5, gadMor3.0, whole genome shotgun sequence genome encodes:
- the fam98b gene encoding protein FAM98B, with translation MEGDILDSLEQLGYDGPLLEEKCLLSGVEGGLSSPEFVDLCVWLASRLKTLCNLEESISSGPGDIDGLQLEMSSLLKELHCPYKAVLAGILKGQLQIKKHNLQLLLFLSSELQAAQMERSKMGSKKEGRDGNFHQDLQDICQTLVLPEPRGRDIEEVFSQVEEQINKVLQKLPTGIMEEPVLTKTLSHDQWEKLNSINVALTSEYECRRRMLIKRLDVTVQSFGWSDRAKVKVDSMARAYQPRRHSLRPQPSVGVAELLAAREDICNVVKTSSGSSREHTACAVNKVLMGRVPDRGGRPSEIDAPPPEMPPWQKRQEGGGGWGRGGGGGRGGGGNWRGGGGGGGGGGGGRGSWNHGGHGGKRGRY, from the exons ATGGAAGGAGACATTTTGGATTCGTTAGAACAACTTGG GTACGATGGCCCTCTGCTGGAGGAGAAGTGTCTACTCAGTGGTGTAGAAGGAGGGCTGTCCTCTCCGGAGTTTGTGGACCTCTGCGTGTGGCTGGCGTCCAGATTAAAGACGTTATGCAATCTGGAAGAAAGCATTTCTTCCGGACCAG GTGACATTGATGGGCTTCAACTGGAGATGAGCAGTTTGCTAAAAGAGCTTCACTGTCCTTACAAGGCGGTTCTCGCAGGGATTCTCAAGGGACAACTGCAAATCAAAAAGCACAACCTGCAGCTACTCT TGttcctcagctctgagctccaagcAGCCCAGATGGAGAGGAGCAAGATGGGGTCGAAGAAGGAAGGACGAGACGGCAACTTCCATCAGGACCTCCAGGACATCTGTCAGACCTTAGTGCTGCCTGAGCCTCGCGGACGAGACATAGAGGAGGTTTTCTCTCAAGTAGAGGAACAG ATAAACAAAGTCCTTCAAAAACTTCCCACTGGGATCATGGAAGAGCCGGTGCTGACCAAGACTCTGAGCCATGACCAATGG GAGAAACTTAATAGCATCAACGTAGCACTGACGTCGGAGTACGAGTGCCGGAGGAGGATGTTGATCAAAAGACTGGATGTGACCGTGCAGTCCTTTGGCTGGTCCGACCGAGCTAAG GTGAAGGTGGACAGCATGGCCAGGGCGTACCAGCCAAGGAGACACTCCTTGAGGCCCCAGCCCTCTGTGGGGGTTGCGGAGCTGCTGGCTGCCAGGGAGGACATCTGTAACGTGGTGAAAACTAGCAGTGGCTCCAGCAGGGAGCATACAGCCTGTGCTGTCAACAAG GTCTTGATGGGCAGGGTGCCCGACCGAGGAGGCCGTCCCTCTGAGATAgatgccccgccccctgagATGCCTCCCTGGCAGAAGAgacaggagggtggaggtggctgggggagaggaggtggtggaggaagaggaggtggtggtaattggagagggggcggcggcggaggcggcggtggtggtggtggaagaggaagTTGGAACCACGGTGGAcatggagggaagagagggagatactag